Proteins co-encoded in one Dyella japonica A8 genomic window:
- a CDS encoding S1C family serine protease: MKHAAGTLAFIARFVVLGLAAAFVISLAWPNVGNRLRERFGVSHTTTEQTGAPAPVRTGGPISYADAVAKAAPSVVNIYANKMVTEQAVQMYTDPVLQRLFGGRPAGPAYKRREQSLGSGVIVQQGYVLTNNHVIANADDIQVLLYDGRVAKATVVGADVETDLAVLRIDAGNLPVIHIADQHPSRTGDVVLAIGNPLGLNQTVTMGIISAIGRQLNTSSPEDFIQTDAAINLGNSGGALVNTEGELVGINTLLIGKAANAEGISFAIPVASAKRVLDQIIDTGHVVRGWMGADYTFVPVAADSGLPAAARGAQVTDVYPGGPAAQAGIQPHDILLRIGSEDIVDPADLRRHEAAFKPGSKVEVSGLRNGAPFHTEVILAQRPPMTPTASLDG; this comes from the coding sequence ATGAAACATGCCGCTGGCACGCTCGCATTCATCGCCCGCTTCGTCGTGCTCGGGCTGGCGGCTGCCTTTGTCATCAGCCTCGCCTGGCCCAATGTGGGCAATCGTCTGAGAGAACGGTTCGGGGTTTCGCACACCACCACGGAGCAGACAGGCGCACCGGCACCCGTGCGCACCGGCGGCCCGATCTCGTATGCCGATGCCGTCGCTAAGGCGGCGCCATCCGTGGTGAACATCTACGCCAACAAGATGGTGACCGAGCAGGCGGTGCAGATGTACACCGACCCCGTGCTGCAGCGCCTCTTCGGCGGCCGCCCCGCCGGCCCCGCCTACAAGCGGCGCGAGCAGAGCCTGGGTTCGGGCGTGATCGTCCAGCAGGGCTATGTGCTTACCAACAACCACGTGATCGCCAACGCCGACGACATCCAGGTGCTGCTGTACGACGGCCGCGTGGCCAAGGCCACCGTGGTTGGCGCCGACGTGGAGACCGACCTCGCCGTGCTGCGGATCGACGCAGGCAACCTGCCGGTGATCCATATCGCCGACCAACACCCCTCGCGCACCGGCGACGTGGTGCTGGCCATCGGCAATCCGCTGGGCCTCAACCAGACGGTGACCATGGGCATCATCAGCGCCATCGGCCGTCAGCTCAACACATCGAGCCCCGAGGACTTCATCCAGACGGATGCGGCGATCAATCTTGGCAACTCCGGCGGCGCACTGGTCAACACCGAAGGCGAACTGGTCGGCATCAACACGCTGCTGATCGGCAAGGCCGCCAACGCGGAAGGCATCAGCTTCGCCATTCCCGTGGCCAGCGCCAAGCGCGTGCTCGACCAGATCATCGACACCGGCCACGTGGTGCGGGGCTGGATGGGTGCCGACTACACCTTCGTTCCCGTCGCCGCCGACAGCGGCCTGCCGGCGGCGGCGCGCGGCGCGCAGGTGACCGACGTCTATCCCGGCGGCCCCGCGGCGCAGGCCGGCATCCAGCCTCACGACATCCTGCTGCGCATCGGGTCGGAAGACATCGTCGATCCGGCTGACTTGCGCCGACATGAAGCGGCATTCAAGCCCGGCAGCAAGGTGGAAGTCTCCGGCCTGCGCAACGGCGCACCGTTCCACACCGAAGTCATTCTTGCCCAGCGTCCGCCGATGACGCCAACGGCATCACTGGATGGCTGA
- a CDS encoding ClpXP protease specificity-enhancing factor, translated as MTDDKFPPMSSNRPYLLRAIYDWITDNNLTPYILVDATRDGVRVPPQVIKNGQVVLNLAMRAVASLDLGNDWISFQARFSGVSHNIHIPVQAVLALYAQENGQGMMFPAEEGGDPPPPSSPDPDDTPPPSDGDQTGEKPKRNAPFLRVVK; from the coding sequence ATGACCGACGACAAGTTCCCGCCGATGTCCTCCAATCGTCCCTATCTGCTCAGGGCGATTTACGACTGGATCACCGACAACAACCTGACCCCCTACATCCTTGTCGATGCGACGAGGGATGGGGTGCGGGTGCCGCCCCAGGTCATCAAGAACGGGCAGGTCGTGCTGAACCTGGCCATGCGTGCCGTCGCCAGTCTGGACCTTGGCAATGACTGGATCAGCTTCCAGGCGCGCTTCTCCGGCGTGAGCCACAACATCCATATCCCGGTGCAGGCCGTATTGGCGCTGTATGCGCAGGAAAACGGCCAGGGCATGATGTTTCCCGCCGAAGAGGGCGGGGATCCGCCGCCGCCGTCTTCACCCGATCCGGACGATACGCCGCCGCCCTCGGACGGTGATCAGACCGGCGAAAAGCCCAAGCGCAACGCGCCGTTCCTTCGCGTGGTGAAGTAA
- a CDS encoding cytochrome c1 produces the protein MTKRLFPMKKIFISFALTVGLVAGVTTTVAAEEGGFQAAGNNIRDQASLQRGAKLFFNYCVGCHSLKYVRYSRMAEDLGLSEDEVMKNLNFTGAKFGDPVISHMPEDSGQQFFGKAPPDLSLEVRAKEQGPDWVFSYLNSFYVDPTRPVGWNNTVFPNASMPFPLWELQGIQTAVKKEGSDDVEKLELSQPGKLTPAQYQQAARDLTNFLEYASEPAALQRQRYGIWVLLFLAGFTFLAYLLKKEYWKDVH, from the coding sequence ATGACTAAGCGACTGTTCCCGATGAAGAAGATCTTTATCTCGTTCGCGCTCACCGTTGGACTGGTTGCCGGCGTCACCACCACGGTGGCGGCGGAAGAGGGTGGCTTCCAGGCCGCGGGCAACAACATCCGCGACCAGGCCTCCCTGCAGCGTGGTGCCAAGCTGTTCTTCAACTACTGCGTCGGCTGCCACTCGCTGAAGTACGTGCGCTACTCGCGCATGGCCGAGGACCTGGGCCTGTCCGAAGACGAGGTGATGAAGAACCTCAACTTCACCGGCGCCAAGTTCGGCGACCCGGTGATCTCGCACATGCCCGAGGATTCCGGCCAGCAGTTCTTCGGCAAGGCGCCGCCGGACCTGTCGCTGGAAGTCCGCGCCAAGGAGCAGGGGCCCGACTGGGTGTTCTCCTACCTCAACTCGTTCTATGTCGACCCGACCCGTCCGGTGGGCTGGAACAACACGGTGTTCCCGAATGCCTCGATGCCGTTCCCTCTGTGGGAGCTGCAGGGCATCCAGACGGCCGTGAAGAAGGAAGGCAGCGACGACGTCGAGAAACTGGAGCTCTCGCAGCCGGGCAAGCTCACGCCGGCCCAGTACCAGCAGGCGGCCCGTGACCTGACCAACTTCCTGGAATACGCCTCCGAGCCTGCCGCCCTCCAGCGCCAGCGCTACGGCATCTGGGTACTCCTCTTCCTGGCGGGCTTCACTTTCCTGGCATATCTGCTAAAGAAGGAGTACTGGAAGGACGTCCACTAA
- a CDS encoding Trm112 family protein yields the protein MDKRLLDILCCPVSKVPVRPLQRQELDALNKAIAAGQVQTVAGVAVQAALSEGLVTTDRKVIYRVEDGIPVMLPEEGIGTLQLTDFPAAA from the coding sequence ATGGACAAACGCCTGCTCGATATCCTCTGCTGCCCGGTCAGCAAGGTTCCCGTCCGCCCTCTCCAGCGCCAGGAGCTCGACGCGCTGAACAAGGCCATCGCGGCCGGCCAGGTCCAGACCGTGGCTGGCGTGGCCGTACAGGCAGCCCTGTCCGAGGGGTTGGTGACCACCGACCGCAAGGTCATCTACCGGGTCGAGGACGGCATCCCCGTGATGCTGCCCGAGGAAGGCATTGGCACCTTGCAACTCACTGACTTTCCGGCGGCCGCCTGA
- a CDS encoding DUF3301 domain-containing protein encodes MSELPDLVLLLGLLAVVGLWLKLARGREQATQEARLQCRQHGLQLLDESVGLRGVRLLRQHGQLLLERCYTFEVSIDGNDREPGKLWLIGRTLSGISLPTIQSHLPGLLAEHTAPPAATDNVVPLRPRLHKDNTLH; translated from the coding sequence ATGAGTGAGCTTCCCGACCTGGTTTTGCTGCTGGGGCTGCTGGCCGTCGTCGGCCTGTGGCTCAAACTTGCCCGTGGCCGCGAGCAGGCCACCCAGGAGGCGCGCCTGCAATGCCGCCAGCACGGCCTTCAACTGCTCGATGAAAGCGTGGGGTTGCGCGGTGTGCGGCTGCTCCGCCAGCACGGGCAGCTGCTGCTGGAACGGTGCTACACCTTCGAGGTGAGCATCGACGGCAACGATCGCGAGCCGGGAAAGCTGTGGCTCATCGGCCGCACGCTCAGCGGCATCAGCCTGCCGACCATCCAGAGCCACCTGCCCGGCCTGCTCGCCGAGCACACAGCCCCGCCGGCGGCGACGGACAACGTCGTTCCGCTACGTCCGCGGCTGCATAAGGACAACACGCTGCATTGA
- the nadC gene encoding carboxylating nicotinate-nucleotide diphosphorylase, translated as MTSAQLVSPPAELIAADVERAFAEDIGTGDATADLLPANASASATLTCREDAVMAGIDWFNACFRRLDPHVQIEWSVHDGDRVAAGSVICRLRGNARALVSAERSALNFLQLLSGTATTTAAHVAAVAGSGVRVLDTRKTVPGLRLAQKYAVRCGGGHNHRVGLYDAILVKENHIIAAGSIKAAAEAARRLHPTLLLEIEVENLDELQQALDAGADRIMLDNFTLPLMREAVAIAKGRAQLEISGNVDLSTIGDYAGTGVDFISVGALTKHVRAVDLSLRLQLD; from the coding sequence ATGACTTCAGCACAACTTGTTTCACCGCCCGCCGAGCTGATCGCGGCGGATGTAGAGCGCGCCTTTGCCGAGGACATCGGCACTGGCGACGCCACCGCCGACCTGCTGCCCGCCAACGCCTCGGCCAGCGCCACGCTGACCTGCCGCGAAGACGCCGTCATGGCGGGCATCGACTGGTTCAACGCCTGCTTCCGCCGGCTTGACCCGCACGTACAGATCGAATGGTCCGTGCACGATGGCGATCGCGTCGCTGCGGGCTCGGTGATCTGCCGCCTGCGCGGAAACGCGCGGGCGCTGGTCAGCGCGGAGCGTTCCGCGCTCAACTTCCTGCAACTGCTCTCCGGCACGGCCACCACCACGGCCGCCCACGTCGCCGCCGTTGCCGGCAGCGGCGTACGCGTGCTCGATACGCGCAAGACCGTGCCCGGCCTGCGCCTGGCCCAGAAATACGCCGTGCGTTGCGGCGGGGGCCATAACCACCGCGTGGGCCTCTACGACGCCATCCTGGTGAAGGAGAACCACATCATTGCCGCAGGCAGCATCAAGGCCGCCGCCGAGGCGGCCCGCCGCCTGCACCCTACGCTGCTGCTGGAAATCGAGGTGGAGAACCTGGACGAACTGCAGCAGGCGCTGGATGCCGGCGCCGACCGCATCATGCTCGACAACTTCACCCTGCCCCTGATGCGCGAGGCCGTCGCCATCGCCAAGGGACGGGCGCAGCTGGAGATCTCCGGCAACGTGGACCTGTCCACCATCGGTGACTACGCCGGTACCGGCGTGGATTTCATCTCGGTGGGCGCGCTCACCAAGCACGTCCGCGCGGTGGACCTGTCGCTGCGCCTGCAACTGGACTGA
- a CDS encoding cytochrome b, whose amino-acid sequence MANVITRIGDWVNERAPGLMPMYRKHMTEYYAPKNFNLWYYFGSLALVVLVNQIVTGIFLTMNYKTSAAEAFNSVEYIMRDVEWGWLIRYMHSTGASLFFVVVFLHMFRGLMYGSYQKPRELVWLLGMLIFLALMAEAFMGYVLPWGNMSFWGAKVIISLFGTIPVIGGSLVEWIMGDYLPADATLNRFFALHVIALPIVLLLLVVLHLAALHEVGSNNPDGVDTKHGPKGNRWDPKAPLDGIPFHPYYTVKDTFGVGFFLIIAAFIIFFAPTFGGWFLEHDNFVPANNLVTPTHIKPSWYFTPFYAILRMIPSFFGTAFWGVLGMFGAIALLFLLPWIDAGKVRSIRYRGTGFKVALMAFAASFIGLAMVGAGVIGELALEWFPADATAAENAFGRVMTFIYFGYFVFLWFYTRGGREKTKPVPERVVFDHD is encoded by the coding sequence ATGGCCAACGTGATCACGCGAATCGGCGATTGGGTCAACGAGCGGGCGCCGGGCCTCATGCCCATGTACCGCAAGCACATGACCGAGTACTACGCGCCGAAGAACTTCAATCTTTGGTACTACTTCGGCTCGCTCGCACTGGTGGTGCTGGTCAACCAGATCGTCACCGGCATCTTCCTCACCATGAACTACAAGACGAGTGCGGCGGAAGCCTTCAACTCGGTCGAGTACATCATGCGCGACGTGGAGTGGGGCTGGCTGATCCGCTACATGCACTCCACGGGTGCCTCGCTGTTCTTCGTGGTGGTGTTCCTGCACATGTTCCGCGGCCTGATGTACGGCTCGTACCAGAAGCCGCGCGAGCTGGTGTGGCTGCTGGGCATGCTGATCTTCCTCGCGCTGATGGCCGAGGCCTTCATGGGCTACGTGCTGCCGTGGGGCAACATGTCGTTCTGGGGCGCCAAGGTGATCATCTCGCTGTTCGGCACCATTCCGGTGATCGGCGGCTCGCTGGTCGAGTGGATCATGGGCGACTACCTGCCGGCCGATGCCACGCTCAACCGCTTCTTCGCACTGCACGTGATCGCGCTGCCGATCGTGCTGCTGCTGCTGGTGGTGCTGCACCTGGCCGCGCTGCATGAAGTGGGTTCGAACAACCCGGACGGCGTCGACACCAAGCATGGCCCGAAGGGCAATCGCTGGGATCCGAAGGCGCCGCTCGATGGCATTCCCTTCCATCCGTACTACACGGTGAAGGATACCTTCGGTGTTGGCTTCTTCCTGATCATCGCGGCGTTCATCATCTTCTTCGCGCCGACCTTCGGTGGCTGGTTCCTGGAACACGACAACTTCGTTCCGGCCAACAACCTGGTGACGCCGACGCACATCAAGCCGTCGTGGTACTTCACCCCGTTCTACGCGATCCTGCGCATGATCCCGTCATTCTTCGGCACGGCCTTCTGGGGCGTGCTGGGCATGTTCGGCGCCATTGCGCTGCTGTTCCTGCTGCCGTGGATCGATGCGGGCAAGGTGCGTTCCATCCGTTACCGCGGCACCGGCTTCAAGGTGGCGCTGATGGCCTTTGCCGCTTCCTTCATTGGCCTGGCCATGGTGGGTGCGGGCGTGATCGGTGAGCTGGCGCTCGAATGGTTCCCGGCTGACGCTACGGCCGCCGAGAACGCCTTCGGCCGCGTGATGACCTTCATCTACTTCGGGTACTTCGTGTTCCTGTGGTTCTACACGCGCGGTGGCAGGGAAAAGACCAAGCCGGTCCCGGAGCGGGTGGTGTTTGACCATGACTAA
- a CDS encoding DUF1631 domain-containing protein — protein MKDASEPSNIVSLTQRLDPSSERGGALLNTVRDIAGRRLQILINGMFEHVDDALFDLAEKAENNAAQMHYFDGMREVRKRRPMVERSFLSQISRELTDFATSYRHNTGNGIPLPPGTVELTLVADNELEESLAITSMIGKNETRLTRDLFAVNQRLSVIYGGLKIEDSINPVGPAALSQAFRQAMRELNAEMRVKLIIYKLFDRYVLASLDELYQEINAELVRAGVLPQLRQEASRSGNAAPRTAGTAAQADGTEQGEATFLADDETGASNELIQTLRTLFSARRTVPAGGVRLPAGAMQLPSANELIGALSVLQSQAAISQQMPLSAANAAELAGEVLQLKEHLLAQIGSLRGEKPSQVSTIDEDTIDLVGMLFEFILEDRNLPTDMQVLLARLQIPYLKAAILDRKLFAHRQHPARRLLDALADAAKGWSAESDRDHRLHDKIKSIVDRLLQDFDDDMTIFERLCAELQEFQDISRRRAELAEQRVAESTRGREKLEQARRRAAREILSRIEGHNLPPLIHGILSRAWANYLVLTILRQGEESSEFRDALRFANDFIDSTKPARTLDERRALRQMLPGIERALRRGLANVAFQESDIDRLLAQLHTYYRHQLGEAVPEAEVQAVEESTTLPIPESIQPIAESEAELSRSEPEVEPPADTPEMQLVAELKPGTWLEFVTGPETIERAKLSWISPMSGRYLFVNRRGLKVADYAPHELAQALASNTARVLESTALFDRALDAIVGRLSQPATAQAPTE, from the coding sequence ATGAAAGACGCCAGTGAACCATCCAACATCGTGAGCCTGACCCAGCGCCTGGACCCCTCCAGCGAGCGCGGAGGCGCCCTCTTGAACACCGTCCGGGACATTGCCGGCCGTCGCCTGCAGATTTTGATCAACGGCATGTTCGAACATGTCGACGATGCCCTCTTCGACCTGGCCGAAAAGGCGGAGAACAACGCGGCACAGATGCACTACTTCGACGGCATGCGTGAAGTGCGCAAGCGCCGCCCGATGGTGGAGCGCAGCTTTCTGTCGCAGATCTCGCGCGAACTGACCGATTTCGCCACCAGTTACCGCCACAACACCGGCAACGGCATTCCGCTGCCGCCGGGCACCGTGGAGCTGACGCTGGTCGCCGACAACGAGCTGGAAGAATCGCTGGCCATCACCAGCATGATCGGCAAGAACGAAACGCGCCTGACGCGCGACCTGTTCGCCGTGAACCAGCGTCTTTCCGTCATCTACGGCGGCCTCAAGATCGAGGACAGCATCAATCCGGTGGGCCCGGCCGCCTTGTCGCAGGCCTTCCGCCAGGCGATGCGCGAACTCAACGCCGAGATGCGCGTCAAGCTCATCATCTACAAACTGTTCGACCGCTACGTGCTGGCTTCGCTCGACGAGCTCTACCAGGAGATCAACGCCGAACTGGTGCGTGCCGGCGTACTGCCGCAACTGCGCCAGGAAGCCTCGCGCTCCGGTAATGCCGCGCCGCGCACGGCGGGAACCGCTGCCCAGGCAGATGGCACGGAACAGGGTGAGGCCACCTTCCTCGCCGACGACGAAACCGGTGCGTCGAACGAGCTGATCCAGACCCTGCGCACCTTGTTCAGCGCGCGCCGCACGGTGCCCGCGGGGGGCGTGCGCCTGCCCGCCGGCGCCATGCAGCTGCCCAGCGCCAACGAGCTGATCGGCGCATTGAGCGTGCTGCAGAGCCAGGCGGCGATCAGCCAGCAAATGCCGCTGAGCGCCGCCAATGCGGCCGAACTTGCCGGCGAAGTGCTGCAACTGAAGGAGCACCTGCTCGCCCAGATCGGCTCCCTGCGCGGCGAGAAGCCGAGCCAGGTGTCGACCATCGACGAGGACACGATCGATCTCGTCGGCATGCTGTTCGAGTTCATCCTCGAAGACCGCAACCTGCCGACCGACATGCAGGTGCTGCTGGCGCGCCTGCAGATTCCTTACCTCAAGGCCGCCATCCTCGACCGCAAGCTGTTCGCGCATCGCCAGCACCCGGCTCGCCGTCTGCTGGACGCACTGGCCGACGCCGCCAAGGGCTGGTCGGCGGAATCCGATCGCGACCATCGCCTGCACGACAAGATCAAGTCCATCGTCGACCGCCTGCTGCAGGACTTCGACGATGACATGACCATCTTCGAGCGCCTGTGCGCCGAACTGCAGGAATTCCAGGACATCAGCCGCCGCCGTGCCGAACTGGCCGAGCAGCGCGTGGCCGAATCCACCCGTGGCCGCGAGAAGCTCGAGCAGGCGCGTCGCCGCGCCGCGCGCGAGATCCTCAGCCGTATAGAAGGCCACAACCTGCCGCCGCTGATCCACGGCATCCTGTCGCGCGCGTGGGCCAACTACCTGGTGCTGACCATCCTGCGCCAGGGCGAGGAATCTAGCGAATTCCGCGACGCCCTGCGTTTCGCCAACGACTTCATCGACAGCACCAAGCCTGCGCGCACGCTGGACGAGCGCCGGGCCCTGCGCCAGATGCTGCCCGGCATCGAGCGCGCATTGCGCCGTGGCCTGGCCAACGTGGCGTTCCAGGAGAGCGATATCGATCGCCTGCTGGCTCAGTTGCACACGTACTATCGCCACCAGCTCGGCGAAGCCGTGCCGGAGGCCGAGGTGCAGGCGGTGGAAGAATCCACCACCCTGCCCATTCCCGAGAGCATCCAGCCGATCGCCGAATCCGAAGCGGAATTGTCCCGCTCCGAACCGGAAGTCGAGCCGCCGGCCGACACCCCGGAGATGCAGCTGGTGGCCGAGCTCAAGCCGGGCACGTGGCTGGAGTTCGTGACCGGCCCGGAAACCATCGAGCGCGCCAAGCTCTCGTGGATCAGCCCGATGAGCGGCCGCTACCTGTTTGTGAACCGCCGCGGCCTGAAGGTGGCGGACTACGCACCGCACGAACTGGCCCAGGCACTCGCCAGCAACACCGCTCGCGTGCTTGAATCCACCGCGCTGTTCGACCGCGCGCTGGATGCCATCGTCGGTCGCCTCAGCCAACCGGCCACCGCACAAGCCCCGACCGAATGA
- the petA gene encoding ubiquinol-cytochrome c reductase iron-sulfur subunit yields MANEVVDHGRRRFLTATTAVVGGVGVVTAVVPFIKSWEPSARAKSAGAPVTVDISKIEEGQRVTYPWRGLPVFVVNRTKAQLDALPSQDARLVDAKSDSGSAEQQPKYAQNETRSIKPEWLVLVGLCTHLGCVPDFVPVMKPEPFDPDWKGGFYCPCHKSRYDMSGRVYQGVPAPKNLLVPPYHFVDDTHIQVGVDPKEAG; encoded by the coding sequence ATGGCGAACGAAGTCGTCGATCACGGCCGCCGCCGCTTCCTCACAGCGACCACGGCCGTGGTCGGTGGTGTGGGAGTCGTCACGGCAGTCGTGCCCTTCATCAAGTCGTGGGAACCCAGTGCGCGGGCCAAGTCCGCGGGCGCCCCCGTCACCGTCGACATCAGCAAGATCGAAGAAGGCCAGCGGGTGACTTACCCCTGGCGCGGTCTGCCGGTCTTCGTGGTCAACCGCACCAAGGCGCAGCTCGATGCGTTGCCCAGCCAGGATGCACGCCTGGTGGACGCCAAGTCCGACTCCGGTTCGGCAGAGCAGCAGCCCAAGTACGCGCAGAACGAAACACGTTCCATCAAGCCCGAGTGGCTGGTGCTGGTGGGCCTTTGCACCCACCTGGGTTGCGTGCCCGATTTCGTGCCGGTGATGAAGCCCGAGCCGTTCGATCCGGACTGGAAGGGCGGCTTCTACTGCCCCTGCCACAAGTCGCGCTACGACATGTCCGGTCGCGTCTATCAGGGCGTTCCGGCACCGAAGAACCTGCTGGTGCCTCCGTACCATTTCGTTGACGACACGCACATCCAGGTTGGCGTGGATCCGAAGGAGGCAGGCTGA
- a CDS encoding glutathione S-transferase N-terminal domain-containing protein, protein MVQSARSRTALALYTTADGIQCHRTRLVLAAKGVSYDRVMVDPAKPPEDLLDLNPYGSTPTLVDRDLTLYNTAVVCEYLDERYPHPPLMPIDPLSRARLRLATVRIELDWLPEVDTIKAGGKPADAARKRLREHLLSALPLFKASRFFLNPEMSLTDCLVAPVVWRLPWLGVDLGREGKPILDYGERLFASQGYARSMTSEEKAMRP, encoded by the coding sequence ATGGTTCAAAGCGCTCGTTCGCGTACCGCACTCGCCCTGTACACCACGGCAGATGGCATCCAATGCCACCGGACACGCCTCGTGCTCGCCGCCAAAGGCGTCAGCTACGACAGGGTGATGGTCGACCCCGCCAAGCCGCCGGAAGACCTGCTGGACCTCAATCCCTACGGATCCACCCCCACGCTGGTCGATCGCGACCTGACGCTCTACAACACGGCGGTCGTCTGCGAATACCTCGACGAGCGCTATCCCCATCCTCCGCTGATGCCGATCGACCCCTTGTCCAGGGCACGCCTGCGCCTGGCCACCGTGCGGATCGAACTGGACTGGCTGCCCGAGGTGGACACCATCAAGGCCGGCGGGAAGCCCGCGGATGCCGCCCGCAAGCGGCTGCGCGAACACCTGCTGAGCGCACTGCCGCTGTTCAAGGCATCGCGGTTCTTCCTCAACCCGGAAATGAGCCTGACCGATTGCCTGGTGGCGCCGGTCGTCTGGCGCCTGCCCTGGCTGGGCGTGGACCTGGGGCGGGAGGGCAAGCCCATCCTTGACTACGGCGAGCGCCTGTTCGCCAGCCAGGGCTATGCCCGCAGCATGACCTCTGAAGAAAAAGCCATGCGCCCCTGA